The DNA region CACCCGATATCAGTGCCTATCCACAAAATAACATCTATCAAGACAATGTCTTAAAACTGGCTAAGAATAGTTTGGAATATCTGAAAACCCGATAATTTTAATAGTATGAAAAAACATTTATACCTCTTTGAATTAATTGCTGTCTTATCAGCATTCGCCATACTTTCTTGTACTGATAGCAAGTTTGATGAGCAACCCCAACTTCCTCCAATTGAAGAAGATGGTGGTAAAGGAGAAATACCCGTAAGTGGATATGACGAACCATATCGCCCACTGATACATTATACACCTGCCAAGAATTGGGTAAATGACCCGAATGGAATGGTTTATGTTGATGGTGTGTATCACCTTTTTTACCAATATAACCCGCAAGGCAACGAATGGGGAAATCTGAGTTGGGGACATGCCACCAGCACCGATCTTATCAAATGGAAAGAGCAACCGGTAGCACTGACAAAAGATGAATTAGGAGATATATTTTCCGGTTCTGCCGTATATGACAAAAACAATACAGCAGGCTTCGGAACAAGTACCATTGTGGCTATCTACACTTCCAGCGGACAGTATCAGCAACAGAGCTTGGCTTATAGTACAGACGGACAAACTTTCACTAAATATACTCAAAATCCAATTATTGCTAATAGCACTGAACCTGATTTCCGTGACCCGAAAGTATTCTGGCATGAAGAAAGCCAACGCTGGATCATGGCCTTGGCTATGGGATGGAAATATGCCATTGAATTTTGGAGTTCTCCCGATCTGAAGAACTGGACCAGGCTCAGCTCCTTCTCCACTGATATAGTCTCGTGTAATCGCGGTCAGTGGGAATGCCCTGATTTGCTGCGTATGGAATATAACGGCAAGGAAAAATGGGTACTGATTGTCAGTGTCAACCCGGGAGGTCCGGTTTCCGGTTCCGGAATACAATATTTTATCGGAGACTTCGATGGGAGGCAGTTTGTTGCTGATAGTTATAATTATCCTTTATGGTTAGACTATGGCATGGATAATTATGCCGGCGTGACTTGGAGCAATACGGCTAACAGGACTATCCTTATAGGTTGGATGAACAACTGGAATTATGCCGGTGTTGTACCTACATCTCCTTGGCGATCAGCTATGACCCTCCCACGCGAATTAAAACTTATAGAATACGACGGGAAACCACTTTTAGCGAATACTGTAGTGCGTGAAATTGAGACTATTGCCGGAGAATGGCAAAACGTAACATCGGAATCATTGAATATCAGCGGGCCTTATCAGCTACGTCTGGAAATTGATATTACCAAAGACGGTACTTTTTCATTGGCCAATGAAAGCGGTGAGTATTTGGAAATATTTGTCAGTGCAACTACCGGAAAGTTGGTAACCCGTCGCACCGGTAATACGGGACTAATATCCTTTGCTTCCAATTATGCCATTCCTACTATCAAATCGCCATTCAATACTGAAGGAGACAAAATTATACTTGATATTTTTGTCGACCAGTCTTCAGTAGAGATATTTACCCAAAACGGTTCGATGGCTCAAACCAATCTTATATTTCCACGCAGTATATACAATCGTTTACAAACTACTGATATGGAACTAAAAGCACAAATACGTCCACTTGATAATATCTGGATGTAACATAGCCGGAACAGAGCTTAAGATAGTCCAAGAGGTACTTTTTAATCTCCTCTTGGACTATTATGCTTTTCCATTTTCTATAAATTAACCATCTCTATTTCTCTATAAATCAGTTAAAGTGTATTCAATCCTCCCCCTGCATTTACGAATGCCGGAAAAACGCTACATTCCGCATGATTTCCTTATATCAATGAATTAATGCTCCTCCTTAGACAGCCAGATACTAAAGAAAAGGTCGTACACCTGATAAGAGTCACGTTCTTTTGTGATGAAATCCTTATCAAGCAATCCCGCCAACGCTGAGCGCACAGAACTGGGAGATACCAATCCATGACGTTTAGAAAAGGCACCGGAAACTACATTACGCGCCTGTCCTTCCCGATTGATGGCAATCAGCACCTGTTTCTGTTTTTCGGGCAGTTGGTATAATAATTCGGCATAAGTATCTGCTGTGAAATTAACAATGTAGTTGATAGCGTCTTCTATCATTTCCATACCACATATAGCTCCCTCAGGAGTTTTCAGAAAAAGGATATTCATTATTTTCTGCAAGTAGAAAGTCCCGCCATGAAAACGGTCGTAAAGCACATTCACCACCTCGGGCAAAAGTACCTTTTTATATTCTCGAAAATGACAGATAGCAAACTCTGTATACTTTTCAAGAGGGATAGGAGGCAAATTCATGATAGTGACACTCTGGTAAAATGGCCGTGAGGGAGAGGTGAAAATAGTCCCCATCAGATGACGCTGTGAGCCGGAAAAGACGAAGCGGGCATTACTACAATATTGCACATAGGTACGTAATGTAGCCTCAATAGTATCTTCCGGATACTTCCCTATCTGCTGAAATTCATCAATAGCTATCAAGCATGGACGGTCAGCATGCTGCAAATAATGGAATATCTCATCAAGAGAAGCGGCAGGATTGGTTATGTCGCCAAGTCCTATGTTCCAGGAAGGAACTCCACCTATATCATAAGTGATACCTGCCTGTAAAGAAGCAATAGCATTCACAAAAATCTCCCAGACTTTACGCCCCCGCGGTTTCAAAGCATCCAGAATAACCTTTCCGAACTTGTTCACGAAATCACGCAACGAACGGGTAGCATAAATATCTACTATAAAAGTATAATAGTGTTCCTCTACCTCAGGTTGGGAAAAACAATGACGAATCAAATCCGTCTTTCCATAACGACGGGGAGAAATAAGTGCTATGTTATTTCCGTTAAGCAGCAACGTTGTAATATCTTTAGTCTCTGTTTCCCGGTCGCAGAAATACTTTGGAGAAACATAACCGTTAGTTACAAATGGATTGTTCATATCAGACCTCCTAAAGTTTGTAGTCCGACAAAGATAAGAATAAAGAAGCGCATTGCCAAATAATGATTGCCACTTTATAGCAATCATCATTTGGCAATGCGTTTACAATATTTTGATTAATCACTGAAAGTCATACTTCGCCGCACATGCATAACCTTCTTCATACAAATCAGTCAATTTCCTGATATCCCGTTCGATACGGTCGACCGTTACAGGTTTCTGCGGACGGATTACAGTAATCTCTCCTGCCGCTTCCATACGTTCCACCATCTCCAACTGCTCGTTGTATACACGGCAACGGCGGCTTAAAGCCTCACGCATCTTTGGGTATTTACGGTACAGGAAAGAAGGTATATGCATATCCTTCGCTTCTTTACGATATCCTTGATTACGGGTAAGCACTACCACATTATGAGTAAATCCCTCACTCCTGGCACGCATCAGAGGAATACTGTCGACAATACCTCCGTCAAGCATCGGCTCATTATCCACATAAGCAATAGGGCAGACAAAAGGCAGGCTGCTTGAAGCACGCACAATGTCAATCACACGATGCTTGTCCCGTTTCTCCTCAAAATAGTTAGCCTCGCCCGTCACACAATTTGTAGTCACCATTTCATAGCGCTCCGGGCAAGAGAAATATGCTTCATAATCATAAGGAAGAATATGCTCGGGAAATTCCTGGAACAGCAGATCGAAGTCCATAATATTACGTTTCTTCAACAAATATTTCAACCCGATATACTGATATTTCTCCAGTAAGTCAATGTTACTGTACTTGGCACGTCCGCGCTGACCGGACATATAAGAAAGTCCATTGCATGCTCCGGCACTGACTCCGATAGTATAGGGGAAGCGGATG from Bacteroides sp. MSB163 includes:
- a CDS encoding glycoside hydrolase family 32 protein, which encodes MKKHLYLFELIAVLSAFAILSCTDSKFDEQPQLPPIEEDGGKGEIPVSGYDEPYRPLIHYTPAKNWVNDPNGMVYVDGVYHLFYQYNPQGNEWGNLSWGHATSTDLIKWKEQPVALTKDELGDIFSGSAVYDKNNTAGFGTSTIVAIYTSSGQYQQQSLAYSTDGQTFTKYTQNPIIANSTEPDFRDPKVFWHEESQRWIMALAMGWKYAIEFWSSPDLKNWTRLSSFSTDIVSCNRGQWECPDLLRMEYNGKEKWVLIVSVNPGGPVSGSGIQYFIGDFDGRQFVADSYNYPLWLDYGMDNYAGVTWSNTANRTILIGWMNNWNYAGVVPTSPWRSAMTLPRELKLIEYDGKPLLANTVVREIETIAGEWQNVTSESLNISGPYQLRLEIDITKDGTFSLANESGEYLEIFVSATTGKLVTRRTGNTGLISFASNYAIPTIKSPFNTEGDKIILDIFVDQSSVEIFTQNGSMAQTNLIFPRSIYNRLQTTDMELKAQIRPLDNIWM
- a CDS encoding AAA family ATPase, translating into MNNPFVTNGYVSPKYFCDRETETKDITTLLLNGNNIALISPRRYGKTDLIRHCFSQPEVEEHYYTFIVDIYATRSLRDFVNKFGKVILDALKPRGRKVWEIFVNAIASLQAGITYDIGGVPSWNIGLGDITNPAASLDEIFHYLQHADRPCLIAIDEFQQIGKYPEDTIEATLRTYVQYCSNARFVFSGSQRHLMGTIFTSPSRPFYQSVTIMNLPPIPLEKYTEFAICHFREYKKVLLPEVVNVLYDRFHGGTFYLQKIMNILFLKTPEGAICGMEMIEDAINYIVNFTADTYAELLYQLPEKQKQVLIAINREGQARNVVSGAFSKRHGLVSPSSVRSALAGLLDKDFITKERDSYQVYDLFFSIWLSKEEH
- a CDS encoding patatin-like phospholipase family protein; its protein translation is MEKKIHINPQTGLVLEGGGMRGVFTCGVLDSFMDRGIRFPYTIGVSAGACNGLSYMSGQRGRAKYSNIDLLEKYQYIGLKYLLKKRNIMDFDLLFQEFPEHILPYDYEAYFSCPERYEMVTTNCVTGEANYFEEKRDKHRVIDIVRASSSLPFVCPIAYVDNEPMLDGGIVDSIPLMRARSEGFTHNVVVLTRNQGYRKEAKDMHIPSFLYRKYPKMREALSRRCRVYNEQLEMVERMEAAGEITVIRPQKPVTVDRIERDIRKLTDLYEEGYACAAKYDFQ